A single Campylobacter concisus DNA region contains:
- a CDS encoding DNA-binding response regulator produces the protein MTRILMIEDDMELAEILTEYLENYDIEVVTAEEPYIGLSTLNTSKFDLVILDLTLPGMDGLEVCKEIRKNHNIPIIISSARHDITDKVNALDNGADDYLPKPYDPQELLARIKSHLRRQSITPASEARNLNKDLVLKEFEREILFKGNVLNLTAAEYDILKYLLLKEGGAVTREELIYNCESINEDSSNKSIDVIIGRIRQKLNENPKEPKYIHAIRGIGYKLVL, from the coding sequence ATGACTAGAATTTTAATGATAGAAGATGATATGGAACTTGCTGAAATTTTAACTGAATATCTAGAAAACTACGATATTGAAGTAGTGACTGCTGAAGAGCCATATATCGGACTATCTACGCTGAATACAAGTAAATTTGACCTAGTTATACTAGATCTTACATTGCCTGGTATGGATGGATTAGAAGTTTGTAAAGAGATCAGGAAAAATCACAATATTCCTATTATCATATCAAGTGCAAGACATGATATAACGGATAAGGTAAATGCTCTTGATAACGGAGCGGATGATTATTTGCCAAAGCCATATGACCCACAAGAGCTTTTGGCTCGTATCAAAAGTCATCTAAGAAGGCAGAGTATCACCCCAGCAAGTGAGGCGAGAAATTTAAATAAAGACCTAGTTTTAAAAGAATTTGAGCGTGAAATTTTATTTAAAGGAAACGTGCTAAATTTAACTGCCGCAGAATACGACATCTTAAAATATCTACTTTTAAAAGAGGGCGGAGCGGTTACTAGAGAGGAACTCATCTACAATTGCGAGAGCATAAATGAAGATAGCTCAAACAAAAGTATTGACGTCATCATCGGCAGGATTCGCCAAAAATTAAA